CCACGTCGCCGATCTTCTGCGCGGCGGCGGACAGCCCTTCCAGCGTGGTGTTGGTGCGCTCCACCTCGGCCACCGCCTCCGCGGCCATCTGCGAGGAATGGCCGATCCGCTCGTTGATCTCGCGGATGGAGCAGCTCAGCTCCTCCGCGGCGGCGGCCACCGTCTGGACGTTCTGGCTGGCCTCCTCGGCGGCGGTGGACACGGCGGCGGCCTGACGGTCGGTCTGGGCGGCGATGGCCGACAGGCTCTGCGCGGTGCTGCGCATCTCCCCCGCCTGTTCCGATACGTTGCGCACGACACCGCCCACCGACGCCTCGAAGCGGCTGGCGACGTCGGCGAGGTCGCGTTTGCGGCGTTCGGCGGCGCGCTGCTCCTCGCGGTGGCGTTCTTCCTCCAGCTCCGCCATGCGGGTGTTGTTGTCCTGGAAGAGCTTCAGGGCCTTGTTGATGGCGCCGATTTCGTCGGCGCGGCCGGTGTCGGCGATGACCACGCCGCGCTCCCCGGCGACCACGGCGTCCAGCGTTGCGATGGTCCGACGCAACGGCAGGCCGACGATGCTGCGGCTGGCGAACAGAAGTGCTGACACCAGGGCGGCCAGCAGGACCAGCCCGCCGATGATGGTGGCGTTGCGCAGCTCCCGGACGGGGGCGTTGATCTTGTCGAGCGGCAGATTGACCAGCAGGGACCAGGGCGTGTCCGTTCCCGCGACCTTCACCGGTAGGAACAGCTGCTTCACGGGCTGTCCATCGGCAACCGCCATCTGCTCGAAGCTCCGGCCCGCGCGGATGGCCGGTTTGGCGGCGTCAAGCGCCGGGTCCGATGCGCCGATCGATTGCCCCATCCGCTCGGCATCCGGATGGCCGGCCCAGACGCCGTCGTTGGAAACCAGGTGGATGGACCCGCTGTCGAAGGGCTTCACCGTCTTCAGCATGGACCAGATGCCGTCGGTGGACAGATCGATGCCGGCCACGCCGATGACCCGGCCGTTTTCGACGATCGGGACGGACATGGACACCATCAGAACCTTCCGGCCGGCGACCGTGTAGTTGTAGGGCTCCACCACCATGGCGTGCCCGGTGCGCTTCGGGATCTGATAATAGGCGCCGTCGGAACCTGGATCGTCATAGCCGACGAGGGACTCCAGCGCGACCGTCCCCGACCCGCGGTTCCAATAAGGGAGGAACCGGCCGGAGGCGTCGGAACCCAGCTTGTTGGCGAACTCCGCGTCGCGGCCGTCCAGGGCGTTCGGCTCCATCCCCACCCACACGCCGAGGAAATCCGGGTTGGCCTCGGCGATGCTCTTGAGCCAAGTGGAGAGCTGCTCCCGGTCGGCGCGGCCCGCGGCCTTCAGGCCGACCAGGGAGGTCGCGATGAAGCGGCCGGCCTCCATCGCGGTGCCGAGCCGGGCGTGGACCATTTCGCCGTAG
The Azospirillum brasilense genome window above contains:
- a CDS encoding methyl-accepting chemotaxis protein → MIVIVTVTIFSLAVGIAALTTKSGSDIETLAFQSGEQLGHRYGEMVHARLGTAMEAGRFIATSLVGLKAAGRADREQLSTWLKSIAEANPDFLGVWVGMEPNALDGRDAEFANKLGSDASGRFLPYWNRGSGTVALESLVGYDDPGSDGAYYQIPKRTGHAMVVEPYNYTVAGRKVLMVSMSVPIVENGRVIGVAGIDLSTDGIWSMLKTVKPFDSGSIHLVSNDGVWAGHPDAERMGQSIGASDPALDAAKPAIRAGRSFEQMAVADGQPVKQLFLPVKVAGTDTPWSLLVNLPLDKINAPVRELRNATIIGGLVLLAALVSALLFASRSIVGLPLRRTIATLDAVVAGERGVVIADTGRADEIGAINKALKLFQDNNTRMAELEEERHREEQRAAERRKRDLADVASRFEASVGGVVRNVSEQAGEMRSTAQSLSAIAAQTDRQAAAVSTAAEEASQNVQTVAAAAEELSCSIREINERIGHSSQMAAEAVAEVERTNTTLEGLSAAAQKIGDVVNLIQGIAGQTNLLALNATIEAARAGEAGKGFAVVASEVKNLANQTAKATEDISRQIADMQTVSGTVVSVIGTVGRSIIAINETITAIAAAAEQQGAATQEISRNVQQASMGTAAVSVNIGGVTQAAGSTGSMADQALNAAGDLSREADQLRQEVERFVAMIRAA